A section of the Bradyrhizobium oligotrophicum S58 genome encodes:
- a CDS encoding NUDIX domain-containing protein, giving the protein MAAHLSRLRIRLEPVLRRGFHMYWRFARGMTLGVRGVVLDGDNRVFLVRHGYVSGWHLPGGGVEVGETFMEALTRELFEEGRIALSGEPELHGIFLNSHVSPRDHVAVFVIKRFTQDRPPEPNHEIVETGFFAADALPEGTTLGTLSRLREVLDGVKIIPTWRPEQPVGAGAL; this is encoded by the coding sequence ATGGCGGCACATCTCAGCAGATTGCGGATCCGGCTCGAGCCGGTGCTCCGGCGCGGCTTCCACATGTACTGGCGCTTCGCCCGCGGCATGACCCTCGGCGTCCGCGGCGTGGTGCTGGACGGCGACAACCGCGTGTTCCTGGTCCGGCATGGCTATGTGTCGGGCTGGCACCTGCCGGGCGGCGGGGTCGAGGTCGGCGAGACCTTCATGGAGGCCTTGACCCGGGAGCTGTTCGAGGAGGGGCGGATTGCGCTCTCCGGCGAGCCGGAGCTGCACGGCATCTTCCTCAACAGCCACGTCTCGCCGCGCGACCACGTCGCGGTGTTCGTTATCAAAAGGTTCACGCAGGACCGGCCGCCGGAGCCCAACCACGAGATCGTCGAGACCGGATTCTTCGCTGCCGATGCGCTGCCGGAGGGGACGACGCTGGGCACGCTGTCGCGCCTGCGCGAGGTGCTAGACGGCGTTAAGATCATTCCCACCTGGCGGCCCGAACAGCCCGTTGGGGCCGGCGCATTATGA
- a CDS encoding metallophosphoesterase family protein, with the protein MAAFTLAHLSDPHLAPLSRPRLAELAGKRALAYLNWTRNRYKYHRRDILDLLISDLHTQMPDQIAVTGDLVNFALEAEFPLALAWLRTVGPPDKVTAIPGNHDAYVRSTRLRFAESFAEYFGGDAEGPATFPSLRRRGPLALISLSSAVPSAPFMATGRLGSAQLAALERLLESLAHEQLFRVLLVHHPLRSAHRMKRLTDARDLIALLARHGVELVLHGHDHVHSTIWIDGPERKIPVVGVPSASSIAHGHYPAAAYNIFAVSSDGNHWRCEMTVRAVNEALRVREIRQIRLL; encoded by the coding sequence ATGGCCGCCTTCACGCTCGCTCATCTGTCCGATCCGCATCTCGCCCCGCTGTCGCGGCCGCGTCTGGCCGAGCTCGCCGGCAAGCGGGCGCTCGCTTATCTCAACTGGACGCGGAACCGTTACAAGTATCACCGCCGTGACATTCTCGACCTGCTCATCTCCGACCTGCACACGCAGATGCCGGACCAGATTGCGGTCACCGGCGACCTGGTCAATTTCGCGCTCGAGGCCGAATTCCCCCTCGCTTTGGCCTGGCTGCGGACGGTGGGTCCGCCCGACAAGGTCACCGCGATCCCCGGCAATCACGACGCCTATGTGCGGTCGACGCGGCTGCGCTTCGCCGAGAGCTTTGCCGAGTATTTCGGCGGCGACGCCGAGGGACCGGCAACGTTTCCCTCGCTGCGCCGGAGGGGGCCGCTGGCGCTGATCAGCCTGTCGTCGGCCGTGCCCTCGGCACCCTTCATGGCGACCGGTCGGCTCGGCAGCGCACAGCTCGCCGCGCTGGAGCGGCTACTCGAATCGCTCGCGCACGAACAGCTGTTTCGCGTGCTGCTCGTGCATCATCCGCTGCGCTCGGCGCATCGGATGAAGCGGCTGACCGACGCCCGCGACCTGATCGCGCTGCTCGCCCGCCATGGCGTCGAGCTGGTCCTGCACGGCCACGACCACGTGCATTCGACGATCTGGATCGACGGTCCCGAGCGCAAGATCCCGGTGGTCGGCGTGCCCTCGGCGTCCTCGATCGCGCACGGCCATTATCCGGCCGCGGCCTACAACATCTTCGCCGTCAGCAGCGACGGCAATCACTGGCGCTGCGAGATGACCGTGCGCGCCGTCAACGAGGCGCTGCGCGTGCGCGAGATCCGCCAGATCCGGCTGCTCTGA